CTACACTCCGCCATAGCTTTGCTACTTACCTCATGAAAAGCGGCGAACGGCTTGCTTGTTGGATCAAGATTTATTGAGCCAGAAGAGAAAGGCGTTACAAACAAGGTCGGCAGCCGCTAACCCCAGGAGTTTATACCCATTCCAGAAAAAAGTGCTGCAGATAGAGGGTAGAAGAGTGGATAGGTGGATGAATAGCGGCTGTTTAGAGAATAGGTATTAGATATCAAATTGCAAAAAAAGCCCCCGGATAGACCAGGGGCAAAACTCTCAATTGCAGGGAAGGAAAACTACCTTGTCAGCGCTGCACTCATCGGGTGTAGCGAACACTGTGATAGGACATTTCTACCGACTTATGGCCTAGCCGCTGCACCTGAAACGGATAACGCCTGAGATCAATGCGAGTACCGAGAACCGAACCCACTTGCCCTATCTCTTTACCGTCAGGATTAGAGGCAGAAGCAGCGTAGGAAATACAGCGATATCTTAGTTCCATTGGGGGGGAGGCTCCTTGGTTAGTGGGGGAAAGGGAGGCGCATTCGTTCACGCTATCAACAACAGCCCCGACCCGACCCTTTCCCCATCTGATCTGGTGTTCCCGATCACCCCGCTCCCTGATCACAATCAATTTCTCACTTCAAGCGCAGGTTGCAGACACCACCCCTCCAATTCCCCGCGTCCCTCATTCCCCGCATTTCTCCTACTCCCTATTCCCCTTAACATACAAATCCAGCCACTGCGTCACCTCCCACAGCACATGCCCCACCGCTTCGCGCGAGCGGTAACCGTGGCCCTCCAGCGGCAGTTCCACCCAGCGCACAGTCCCCCCCAAACCGCGCAGCGCCCCATACAGACGTTCGCTCTGCACTGGGTATGTCCCCGAATTATCATCCTCAGCACCGTGGATCAGCAGTAGAGGCTGCTTGATTTGGGCAGCGTGGGTGAAAGGGGACATGTTGATATAGGTTTCCTGCGCCTCCCAATAGGTGCGCTGCTCGCCTTGGAAACCAAAGGGTGTGAGGGTGCGGTTGTAGGCTCCGCTAAGGGCGATGCCTGCACTGAAAAGATCCGTATGGGCTAGCAAATTCGCGGTTGTAAACGCGCCATAAGACTCGCCGCCAATGGCAATTTGGTTGCGATCGCTCACCCCCCGCTGTACCAAGTAGTCCACTGCCGCCTGAGCGCTCATCTCCAGCTGCTCCAGGTAAGTGTCGTTAGGCTGGGCATTGCCCTCACCAATAATGGGCATGGTTGGCCCCATCATCACCGCGTAGCCTTGGGTCAGCATAAACAGGGGCGAATACCCCCAGGGGCGGCTGAAAGAATTCTCCGAGGCTGTTACTTGGGCAGCCGATTCTCGGCTCTTGTACTCCTGCGGATACACCCACAGGAGGGTTGGCAGCGGGCCATCTGCCGCTGCATCGTAGCCAGGAGGGAGATACAAAGTGGCAAAGAGATCTAGCCCATCGGCTCGCTGGTAGCGCACCACTTCCTTGGTCACCTCGGCAAACCAGGGCAGCGGATCAGCAAACTCGGTTAGGGGAGTAGACTGGGCTGTTTCTCGGTCATACAGTCGGTAATTGGGCGGTTCAGCGGGCGTCTGCCGCTGAATGATAAATTGCTGGGCCTGGTTATCTATCAGGTAGTGAACCCGCTCTAGAAACGGATCTTGTGACTGCCAAAGACGGACTTTGACATTGGTCACCAAGTCCCAGCGATCGAGGAACGGATAGATTCCCTCTGGCGAAGCCCCTCGCCCCTCCAGATATAGGCTGTTGCCATCTGGCCCAAACAGCAGCGTGTGCCAACCATAGCCATTGGCAGCCGTAATCGTGCGGCCCGGATCGCGGTAGTCATCCTGAGCATCCCGCTCGTCTAACAGCACCGGGGCCGTTTCAGGGCTAGCCGGGTTTAGCAGCCAGGTTCGCAGCCG
The nucleotide sequence above comes from Pseudanabaena sp. FACHB-2040. Encoded proteins:
- a CDS encoding prolyl oligopeptidase family serine peptidase, whose protein sequence is MGQPYTTAIGYFMGVALSLFSPMPHPALAQSTWQNPPEPIATFLDAPALPRTQISPDHQWMVSLEHSPLKSITELARPRVQVAGIQLDPATRGPALEYPYRGLTLRHLATGKEQTVALPDQARVRNLMWSSSGRYLAFTLTQPEGLELWVADVALAEAKQLTPPILNAIYGNPCDWISEEAGLLCKVVPPNQGPPPAAPTVPTGPRIEQNLGREAPARTYTNLLTNEHDEALFEYYLTSVLEQVSLQGTRTTLTEPLLIDEATPSPNGEWILMETVERPFSYQVPVGLFPRRKAVLDLTGRVVFEAANLPLADNVPVNFDSVRTGRRVVWWRADLPATLFWVEAIDGGDARTPAPFRDQVQQLAAPFTEVPQTLWQTERRFNRITWGDATRALGYEYWHDTRRLRTWLLNPASPETAPVLLDERDAQDDYRDPGRTITAANGYGWHTLLFGPDGNSLYLEGRGASPEGIYPFLDRWDLVTNVKVRLWQSQDPFLERVHYLIDNQAQQFIIQRQTPAEPPNYRLYDRETAQSTPLTEFADPLPWFAEVTKEVVRYQRADGLDLFATLYLPPGYDAAADGPLPTLLWVYPQEYKSRESAAQVTASENSFSRPWGYSPLFMLTQGYAVMMGPTMPIIGEGNAQPNDTYLEQLEMSAQAAVDYLVQRGVSDRNQIAIGGESYGAFTTANLLAHTDLFSAGIALSGAYNRTLTPFGFQGEQRTYWEAQETYINMSPFTHAAQIKQPLLLIHGAEDDNSGTYPVQSERLYGALRGLGGTVRWVELPLEGHGYRSREAVGHVLWEVTQWLDLYVKGNRE